Proteins encoded in a region of the Dreissena polymorpha isolate Duluth1 chromosome 6, UMN_Dpol_1.0, whole genome shotgun sequence genome:
- the LOC127833523 gene encoding uncharacterized protein LOC127833523 isoform X4, whose translation MNEYVSMQHINRKIQECTSVEKVIAFVDCCQPEIIKVKEEQRLIQFNATASTDTAESLRNEGSPFTKLLLQAFTMKASGGKCALPHCECRIDGPFVTIDSLSHYIEIHRQSGLLHGMEPEKSLIKINWENECLAYNNSYKVEFRFDIVLPSPFTSEHTYTYKVLATTVNDYDFLIQKILFPRFADLLGEQLNVHQQSMSHANKIADCLCIVYDTGAKCCEEVDNIEKLVLAWNSKRLLCCKLRFSLTGNCHKPSGFFLKNGKSVKDYMHEKKEFELTEMESFIKDLQDKRNKCDTDTEQALTVFISNMSLFIHGCTWNKPKHQRIQIRFIDLFDECTSCVVQLLLVNPVDMNGMDKCSEHGKGFEFYCEDHFKLCCTTCRIAHEKCDKLDDIASISRQKRAQLHGLKQSLLKLKSDADAIVAECKHPEEELNASVEDVSKDVNEMTDRMIKLFDDAKQELLTEAKVLKSEEVKRLSILQSVSTKIMEEINQLFPMWSSIADLGTPQQMFILSKQVEEKNKNIESIKEQRITQVSSKVALSYTRKLSSILEMGKQFMKVNLERKGNPSFISSLSQSRPVTLELIVSLNLTKSEDNKHEPLISGLDFLSDGRLVAVDNKNMKCMILNEGLRRLGTPYTFESPPLDVAVVSNIEIVVTCFECLLFLSVSSDNVISLTRQIKTSSSFWSICLKTPTQMVVSTSDDIRNVRMISVDGVETDFQHVEFPKKTYTLGEIFSTYVQSKNTLVLTDTLAHTVYVFDTVKGTSRAVTNGNIQQPRGACVGPGDTVMVCSEKMHVVHLTVDGDFLCTYPVDMKFPYRICVSRDGTRLAVSNCTVDNRKLQLYKILPTLNN comes from the exons ATGAATGAATATGTCAGCATGCAACACATTAACAGAAAAATACAAGAATGTACAAGTGTTGAAAAAGTCATAGCTTTCGTGGACTGTTGCCAGCCAGAAATAATCAAAGTAAAAGAAGAACAACGTCTCATTCAATTCAACGCAACTGCAAGTACGGATACGGCAGAATCTTTACGAAACGAAGGAAGTCCTTTTACGAAGTTGTTGTTACAGGCTTTCACGATGAAAGCTTCAGGTGGCAAATGTGCTTTGCCGCATTGTGAATGTCGCATAGATGGACCCTTTGTAACAATTGATTCATTATCGCATTACATTGAGATACACAGACAAAGCGGACTTCTGCATGGCATGGAACCTGAAAAGAGCTTGATCAAAATTAATTGGGAAAATGAATGCCTTGCCTACAATAACTCATACAAAGTGGAATTTCGTTTTGACATTGTACTTCCATCACCGTTTACGTCagaacacacatacacatacaagGTTTTGGCAACAACTGTGAACGACTATGATTTCCTGATACAAAAGATTCTATTTCCGAGATTTGCTG ACTTATTGGGAGAACAACTTAATGTGCATCAACAGTCAATGTCACATGCAAACAAGATTGCTGATTGCTTGTGCATTGTTTATGATACGGGTGCCAAATGTTGTGAAGAAGTAGACAACATAGAAAAACTTGTGCTTGCTTGGAACTCGAAGCGTTTGTTGTGCTGCAAGCTACGATTCTCACTGACAGGCAATTGTCATAAACCGTCCGGTTTTTTCTTGAAAAATGGTAAATCTGTCAAGGATTACATGCATGAAAAg AAAGAATTTGAGTTGACTGAAATGGAGAGTTTCATAAAGGATTTACAAGATAAAAGGAATAAGTGCGACACTGACACAGAACAAGCGTTAACCGTTTTCATTTCAAACATGTCTTTATTTATTCATGGCTGCACATGGAACAAG CCGAAGCATCAAAGAATACAGATTCGGTTCATTGATCTCTTTGATGAATGTACAAGCTGCGTGGTTCAACTTTTGCTTGTCAATCCAG TGGACATGAATGGAATGGACAAATGCTCGGAGCATGGTAAAGGATTCGAGTTTTACTGTGAAGATCATTTCAAGCTCTGCTGTACTACCTGTAGAATAGCACACGAGAAGTGTGACAAATTGGATGACATAGCCAGCATTTCAAGGCAAAAAAGAGCACAGCTGCACGGATTGAAACAATCCTTGTTAAAATTGAAATCCGATGCTGACGCTATTGTTGCCGAATGTAAGCACCCAGAAGAAGAGTTGAATGCATCAGTTGAAGACGTATCCAAAGATGTCAACGAAATGACAGATCGAATGATAAAACTCTTTGACGATGCGAAACAAGAATTGCTTACCGAAGCAAAGGTTTTAAAGAGTGAGGAAGTGAAGAGACTTAGTATATTGCAATCTGTCTCTACAAAAATTATGGAAGAAATAAATCAACTGTTTCCAATGTGGTCTTCTATTGCAGACCTAGGTACACCTcagcaaatgtttatattatctAAACAGGTTGAggagaaaaataaaaatatcgaATCTATAAAAGAACAACGAATTACGCAAGTTTCATCAAAAGTGGCATTGTCGTATACGAGAAAGCTGTCGTCGATTCTTGAAATGGGAAAACAATTCATGAAAGTGAATTTGGAACGaaaag GAAATCCCAGTTTCATCAGTTCACTATCCCAGTCGAGGCCAGTCACCCTGGAGCTGATCGTGTCATTGAATCTAACAAAGTCTGAAGATAATAAACACGAACCTTTGATCTCTGGACTAGACTTCCTGTCGGACGGAAGACTGGTAGCTGTGGATAACAAAAACATGAAATGTATGATACTGAACGAAGGGCTGAGGAGACTCGGAACACCATACACGTTTGAGTCACCCCCCTTAGACGTAGCAGTTGTGTCTAATATTGAAATAGTAGTGACATGTTTTGAATGTTTACTCTTTCTATCAGTGAGTTCAGACAATGTCATCAGTCTGACTAGGCAAATTAAAACATCGTCGAGTTTCTGGTCTATATGCCTCAAGACGCCAACACAAATGGTCGTGAGTACGAGCGATGATATCCGTAATGTTAGAATGATATCTGTGGACGGAGTTGAGACTGACTTTCAGCACGTTGAGTTTCCAAAGAAGACGTATACATTAGGTGAGATTTTTAGTACGTATGTTCAGTCCAAGAACACGTTAGTGCTGACTGACACGCTCGCTCACACAGTGTACGTGTTCGACACCGTGAAGGGCACGTCTAGAGCAGTAACTAATGGGAACATACAGCAACCACGTGGTGCCTGTGTCGGACCAGGTGATACGGTCATGGTGTGCAGTGAAAAGATGCACGTTGTGCACCTGACTGTAGACGGTGACTTCCTGTGTACATACCCCGTGGATATGAAGTTCCCATACAGAATATGTGTGTCTAGGGATGGGACTAGGCTGGCGGTGTCCAACTGCACAGTTGATAACAGAAAACTTCAGCTATATAAAATACTACCCACACTCAATAACTAG